A region of Vigna radiata var. radiata cultivar VC1973A chromosome 6, Vradiata_ver6, whole genome shotgun sequence DNA encodes the following proteins:
- the LOC106764451 gene encoding floral homeotic protein GLOBOSA — translation MGRGKIEIKRIENSSNRQVTYSKRKNGILKKAKEITVLCDAQVSLIIFAASGKMHDYISPSTTLIDILERYHKTSGKRLWDAKHENLNGEIERLKKENDSMQIELRHLKGEDINSLNYKELMALEDALETGLVSVREKQMDVYRMFRRNDKILEEENRELNFLWQQRLAVEGAREVENGFDQSVRDYNSHMPFAFRVQPMQPNLQERI, via the exons ATGGGGAGGGGAAAGATTGAGATCAAGAGGATCGAGAACTCCAGCAACAGACAAGTTACCTACTCCAAGAGAAAGAATGGGATCCTAAAGAAGGCCAAGGAAATCACTGTTCTATGTGATGCACAAGTTTCCCTTATCATCTTTGCTGCATCTGGGAAGATGCATGACTACATCAGCCCTTCCACTAC TTTGATTGACATATTGGAGAGGTACCACAAGACCTCAGGGAAGAGGCTTTGGGACGCCAAGCATGAG AACCTAAACGGCGAAATTGAGAGACTCAAGAAAGAGAATGACAGCATGCAAATTGAGCTCAG GCACTTGAAGGGAGAAGATATAAACTCTCTGAACTACAAGGAACTCATGGCCTTAGAAGATGCCTTGGAAACTGGTCTCGTCAGTGTTCGTGAGAAACAG ATGGATGTGTACAGGATGTTCAGGAGAAAT GACAAGATCTTGGAGGAGGAGAACAGGGAACTTAATTTTCTCTGG CAACAACGTTTGGCAGTGGAAGGTGCAAGAGAAGTGGAGAACGGGTTTGATCAGAGTGTGAGGGATTACAATTCCCATATGCCATTTGCCTTTCGTGTGCAGCCAATGCAGCCAAATCTTCAAGAAAGGATCTGA